TCCTAGCCATAGCTATGGTGGTGGTTGGATTTCTATGGTTTTATATACATTCCCGATTAACAGGTGCCAAGAAACAGCCCCCTGGTCCACGAGCCTTGCCGGTAATTGGGCACCTCCACCTGTTAGGGAACCTCCCACACCAATCCCTTGCCCATTTAGCTAGAAAATATGGACCTTTGATGTCGGTAAAGTTAGGTTCTAAGCCAACCATTGTGGTATCATCACCTGAAGCTGCTGAACTAATTCTCAAGACCCACGACGCCGTTTTCGCAACCAGGCCCAAACTCATATCCACCGACTACATCTACTATGGTGCCAAGGGCATGGGCTTCACCCCATATGGCTCTTATTGGCGTAATGTTAGGAAACTTTGTACTATCCATCTTCTTAGTGGTTCCAAGGTGGAGTCCTTCGCACCCATGAGAAGGGAAAATCTTGAAATGCTTATTGGGTCGCTAAGGAAATCAGTTGGAGTGTCTGGAGTTGTGGATTTGACCATAACTTTGAGTGAGTTAGTAGAGAATATCACATACAAGATGGTTTTTGGGCGCATCAAAGACGAAGAATTTGACATTAAGGGATTAGTCGCTGAGGGTATGTGCTTGGCTGGAGCTTTCAATATATCTGACTATGTGCCTTACCTAAGACCACTAGACCTTCAGGTATGTATGTTTTAACATCATGATTCCTTTCCATTATCATCATACCAACGTAAAGTGTTTCTTGTGCTTCATTTTTCCAGCCGCCAGACTCTTTAGTTTGGATTTCATTTTAACATCCCTCTCAAATTTTCTTACCAGGGGATGGAAAGACGTTTGAAGGCATTTAGTAAAGAAATGGACAAACTGTTAGAAAAAATCTTAAATGAACATGATCAGGAAGATGGTGAAGTGAAGCCAAGACAAGATATGGATTTTATCGACACATTGctttcattgatgaatcaacCCATGAATTCGAATGATATTGAGGCATCATCATATTTGGTTGATCGAACAAATATCAAAGGTATGTTAATGGACATGGTGCTTGGTGCATTCGATAGTAGTGCTACTTCAGTTGAGTGGATATTCTCAGAGCTTCTTAGGCATCCAAGGGTAATGAAATGTCTTCAAGAGGAGTTAGAGAGTGTGATTGGAATGAAAAGAATGGTGGAGGAGACAGATTTGGAAAAGTTGAACTACTTGGACATGGTGATAAAGGAAACTTACAGACTTCATCCGGTTGCTCCCCTTTTAGTTCCTCGAGAATCAATGGAGGATATTGAGATTGACAGATACCATATATTGAAAAACACTCGAATCATTGTGAATGCTTGGGCAATTGGAAGAGATCCGAAGGTGTGGTCAAGCAATGTGAACGAATTCTTGCCAGAAAGGTTTGGTAGTAGAGACATTGATCTCAAGGGGCATCACTTTCAGCTTCTTCCATTTGGTTCGGGTCGAAGAGGATGTGCAGGAATGCAATTAGGTCTGACCACAGTTCGACTTATTATGGCACAACTTGTGCATTGCTTCAACTGGGAACTCCCCAATGGCATGCCTCCTACTGACTTGGACATGACTGAAAAGTTTGGCCTTTCTCTCCCTAGAGCCAACCACCTGCTTGCATTACCCACCTCGTATCGCCTACTTTCTTAAGATTTAATTACCAAGATATCTACTTCTTGATTCCTGCAAGTCATTTCATTTTCTCTGTACCTTTCACTTATTATAATGAATACAATAAGATATGGTCACACTGAATCCCGtcctatatatatgaaaaatcttGAGCCAGTGAGTCTTCTCATCCCATACACATTATTAGGTAATTAACTCGTTGGACATAGAAGTTGAACCCATAACTTGTTTTTATCTTTAACTAGGTTTTGCATACCACCCAACCAATCCCCTGTGAACTAAGCTCCAAAAAAATTTAAGCTGTCTAGAAGATAATAGATATGACCATCAACACACAAACCATGTGTCTTTACTTGTCACTCTTTTTTGGCTGTTTAGGCATcatgtttttttgaaaaagagaaaaagaagacagATAGATTACACTCAGGTGAGTCAGTACTCAAACTCCACagatatttttcatttcaagATATTTTTCGACAAATGTTACCAGTGTGTTGCATATGTGACTAGGGTTAAGGAGCCCTATAGTAGACGTCCAATTAGATTGGACGTTTGTGATGGGGCACTACAATGATTCTATTGTAGAGCCCTCGTCCGTATATGATTAATGATTACTTGAcacaattatttttaataacctAGAACAACTCAAGCAGGCATGCCTTTTGAATAGCCCATTAAGCCCAAATTCGGATTGGGTTTAGGAACGCGAAAATGCACTCGACATATTAGTTGGGTTGTGAGCCAGcgcaaaccacttgaaaataaaTGCGTCAGTTTAGAATTGAACCCTCAACCTCATGCGAGATTGTTTACTTTTTTAGTAACGTGGAATCCACCTATCTGCCTACCGAACAACTAGTTAGTAAATTCCATGCCACATGGAAGACTCCGCAATTTCCATGGACTAGTTGAGCCAAGGCCCAGTGTGAAAAGATAATGTAGGGTGGCATTCGCACATGCTAGGCTGAGCAAGGGTCCATATTGTAAATTGTGATAATGGAAACACCCATAAGACTTGAACTCGCGACCTCTCATTTGTACTAAAAATTATCGTAGTCAAGTTCATCATGAAACGAGATTTTTTACGCCCTAAGTTCGAAGGGATAACCAGCTATATGTTATCGTGAAGTGATTGATTAGTTGACACAATCTCTtaaacaacaatcaaaaatACTTTTTTGACACCCAActgtgagaaaaaaaattattatgatTTAAGAAAAATATGCAAAGCTACATGACGATTGAGAAATTGAAGGCGTCGTGGACCTGGACCCATGGCCCAACTTGAATATCTCTGACGAATGGATGAGTTAAGTGACAAATTCCAAATTGTATGGGCCGACAATAGCCCTAGTGGGCCGCTGTTAGCTCTCGGTGGTGGGTTTGGGCCTCTCCTGCCCATGTTGTCCCTTCCTTCTTACCGAGTTAAGATGGTTTCAAAAGACCTCCTTCAAGAAAGATCTCTTCAATGGCTGCTCATCCAGATCAAACTCAATCTCTCCATGACTGAATCAAAGATCTGATCAGTTTGACGTTTACTTTCGCTGATTTTGCAAGACGAGGAACGAAATGTCTCGGGTGTTCGAGTACTTCGTGGTTTGTGGGATCGGTCCGGAGATCCGAACACTAGATGGTAACAGAGGCTACCATGGAACCGGTATCATGTACTTGCCTTCACTTCTTGACCAGCATCCTCCAGAGAATCAGTCTCCTTCACCTCTCCCTCCTCCTCCCCAGCTTCCAACTGTAAGtgctttgattttttgaaatcaCGTCATTTTTCAGCGAAATAGGACTGAATTTTGAGTTAGGTGACAGAATTTGTGAGTCTTTACCAGTTAATTGTCTGTTCTATGGCAGTGCGTTTTGCCAGCTGGAGTGGAGTTCTACTCGTCTGGATTTGATCCCAATGATACGTCGACGTTGCCGCGGAGCTATCCAATTGTATTGACCGGTGTGTCTATGTAACAATTGAGAAATTATTTTTAAGCTATCTCATTTCCGTTCGTTCGTTATTATAGAAATCTAGGGTTTCTAGATATTGTATTGCGTTCATGAACtgggttatttttatttttccatttaGGAGAATAGGAAATGTAATGTAACATGTTATACTAAAGCACACTGACACTTAGGCAGGATGTACCACAACACACTTAGCTGTACAAGCTTAGTACGGTATTGGCTGGCCTTATCAAGTTTGAATGTATATTAATGTATTTAGGATTCTTTTTCCCAACACTGTCATTTATTCATCCGTAGGAGCACAGTTGAAGCTACTTTACAGGGACAACCAAATGTCTTTGGGAAGTGAATAACTTTTATCCATCTCATAGCTTTCGATTCAGAGGAAGAAAATAGCAATCTACTTCTAAAATCACTAACTACACTAATTTTAATGTCTGCTTTGTTCCTTTGATAATTACAGTATCGGTTTTTCCTCTATGATTTAAAATCAAAGTTCTTTTTTATGATTGGCTTTGTAAATTTACCTCTACTTGTTGTCAAATTGTCTATCTTGTCTGTTGAGGAGGTTAGCATAACAGGGGAGTTGCCCTATGTTGAGTGCTTTGGATTGGATTCTATTCCTTTGACTACTTTGGACCTCTTTAAAGGTTCTCTTTGTAACTTAGCCATTCTTTTCTTTAGGAATGTGtcattgagatttgagagagTTGAAAGGAGGCTGGAGTTGTAGATAAGAATTTTACTGAAACTTGAGGGCACTTGGCGGAGT
This DNA window, taken from Tripterygium wilfordii isolate XIE 37 chromosome 20, ASM1340144v1, whole genome shotgun sequence, encodes the following:
- the LOC119987456 gene encoding cytochrome P450 CYP736A12-like, whose translation is MVHIMSPSLLAIAMVVVGFLWFYIHSRLTGAKKQPPGPRALPVIGHLHLLGNLPHQSLAHLARKYGPLMSVKLGSKPTIVVSSPEAAELILKTHDAVFATRPKLISTDYIYYGAKGMGFTPYGSYWRNVRKLCTIHLLSGSKVESFAPMRRENLEMLIGSLRKSVGVSGVVDLTITLSELVENITYKMVFGRIKDEEFDIKGLVAEGMCLAGAFNISDYVPYLRPLDLQGMERRLKAFSKEMDKLLEKILNEHDQEDGEVKPRQDMDFIDTLLSLMNQPMNSNDIEASSYLVDRTNIKGMLMDMVLGAFDSSATSVEWIFSELLRHPRVMKCLQEELESVIGMKRMVEETDLEKLNYLDMVIKETYRLHPVAPLLVPRESMEDIEIDRYHILKNTRIIVNAWAIGRDPKVWSSNVNEFLPERFGSRDIDLKGHHFQLLPFGSGRRGCAGMQLGLTTVRLIMAQLVHCFNWELPNGMPPTDLDMTEKFGLSLPRANHLLALPTSYRLLS